From one Pseudopipra pipra isolate bDixPip1 chromosome 2, bDixPip1.hap1, whole genome shotgun sequence genomic stretch:
- the POLR1D gene encoding protein POLR1D yields MEEDPELERKAVEELLKEAKRGRTRAETMGAMGWLKCPLAGTNKRFLINTIKNTLPSQKEQDQEREQKEDNKESEPNKSRKEEKPKKRRIHPYTPSFQSRRRVSYSPPRHQTRNQHTKDKHEKRSSKR; encoded by the exons ATGGAAGAGGACCCGGAGCTGGAGAG GAAGGCTGTGGAGGAGTTACTTAAAGAGGCAAAACGTGGGAGAACCAGGGCTGAAACAATGGGAGCTATGGGTTG GTTGAAATGTCCTCTCGCTGGTACAAATAAAAGATTTCTTATTAATACCATCAAAAACACATTACCATCTCAAAAAGAACAAGACCAAGAACGTGAGCAAAAGGAAGACAATAAGGAGTCTGAgccaaacaaaagcagaaaagaagaaaaaccaaagaaacgCAGAATTCACCCATATACACCCAGCTTTCAGTCCAGAAGGAGAGTCAGCTACTCTCCTCCACGGCACCAAACCAGGAACCAGCACACAAAGGATAAGCATGAAAAGCGATCAAGCAAGCGATGA